In a single window of the Xylanimonas protaetiae genome:
- the mobF gene encoding MobF family relaxase, with translation MTATQLEALLGRGHDPITGVPLGADFRRYPSLSDRIDAGAPALPAGLAENERAAAVEAITRVESGRSTPTAVAGYDLTFSVAKSVSVLWALSDASTQARIAEIHHAAIADVIGLLEREVASTRIGYASRAQVPVIGIEATAFDHYDSRANDPQLHTHVVVSNKVKTLQDGVWRGLDSRSLHAATVGLSEYYNAVLADRLTSELGVAWERRLRGDERSAQWEIAGVGESLIAEFSSRTRMIEEFKDRLVAEYVAAHGRAPSRAAVIKMRAQATLDTRPEKHIRSLADLTASWRERARRFVGEDPAAWAAGITRGPAGASLTFDRVPAEIFAEVGARVVTAVAQKRSTWRHWNLWAEASRQTGGWRFATTTDREQAVAAIVAAAEEQSVQVTPPEASVTPARLRRADGTSMFRPLHGKVLTSQMILAAEQRLIDRGNDLSAPYLARQVVAAITAREHNGQVLSVEQADALEQIATSGRQVDLLLGPAGAGKTTAMTALRHVWVTQYGPGSVVGLAPSAAAAQVLAGDLQIGCDNTAKWLHEHDHGRADFTAGQLVIIDEATLASTLTLDRITGLAAQAGAKVLLVGDHAQLQSVDAGGAFSMLRHERGGRVPQLTEVHRFLHEWEKRASLDLRDGDTDVVETYIDHDRVRAGTSEEMVDAAYAAWRADTRAELRTLLVTDSADHVRDLNARARAERILDGDTLADREATLANDARASTGDLVITRRNNRTLRTACGGWVRNGDRWRVTDVHRDGGMEVRREGWHTGASVVLPADYVTQHVDLGYAVTAHRAQGMTVDTCHVVVATGTSRENLYVAMTRGRHANTAYVALDNADDLHTHPITDQITAHTVLTNVLAHTGVEASAHETISTERERYASIAQLAAEYETIATLAHHDRWADAVTRTLIDRAGFNPDQAAAVVNDDAFGPLCVELRRIDAIRGDAEALLERVVAGRGFEDAENVAAILTWRLWNTAGRPATGHEPHLIAGLVPEAHGPIDDETRTALDQRAALIVQRANDLVAAAIRDRQPWVADLGPRPGTEAERRAWLAQAAVVAAYRDRYQIGPRTVLGGDPVTVAQTRDRQRAQTAIRWAQQIAGPGWAAGVEQFDVDLTPR, from the coding sequence GTGACCGCTACCCAGCTCGAGGCCCTCCTGGGTCGTGGCCACGACCCCATCACTGGTGTCCCGCTCGGGGCCGACTTCCGGCGGTACCCGTCGCTGAGCGACCGCATCGATGCGGGCGCCCCAGCGCTGCCAGCGGGCCTTGCCGAGAATGAGCGTGCTGCCGCGGTGGAGGCGATCACGCGGGTGGAGTCGGGCAGGTCGACCCCGACGGCCGTGGCTGGGTATGACCTGACGTTCTCCGTGGCTAAGTCGGTGTCCGTGTTGTGGGCGCTGTCCGATGCGTCGACGCAGGCGCGGATCGCGGAGATCCACCATGCCGCCATCGCGGACGTGATCGGCCTCCTGGAACGTGAGGTCGCCAGCACCCGCATCGGGTACGCCTCGCGCGCCCAGGTTCCCGTCATCGGCATCGAGGCCACCGCGTTCGACCACTACGACTCGCGCGCCAACGACCCGCAGCTGCACACGCATGTCGTCGTCTCGAACAAGGTCAAGACGCTCCAGGACGGGGTGTGGCGTGGGCTTGACAGCCGCTCGCTGCACGCCGCGACCGTGGGGCTGAGCGAGTACTACAACGCCGTCCTTGCCGACCGGCTCACCTCCGAGCTCGGCGTCGCCTGGGAGCGTCGGCTGCGTGGGGACGAGCGCTCCGCGCAGTGGGAGATCGCCGGTGTCGGGGAGTCCCTGATCGCCGAGTTCTCCTCGCGGACCCGGATGATCGAGGAATTCAAGGACCGGCTCGTGGCCGAGTACGTCGCCGCGCACGGCAGGGCGCCGTCGCGGGCGGCGGTCATCAAGATGCGCGCCCAGGCCACCTTGGACACCCGGCCCGAGAAGCACATCCGATCCCTGGCCGATCTGACCGCGTCGTGGCGCGAACGCGCCCGACGGTTCGTAGGCGAGGACCCGGCCGCCTGGGCGGCGGGCATCACGCGTGGTCCGGCGGGCGCGTCCCTGACGTTCGACCGCGTCCCTGCCGAGATCTTCGCCGAGGTGGGCGCGCGCGTCGTGACGGCTGTGGCGCAGAAGCGTTCGACGTGGCGGCATTGGAACCTGTGGGCCGAGGCCTCCCGTCAGACGGGCGGATGGCGGTTCGCCACCACCACGGACCGCGAGCAGGCCGTGGCCGCGATCGTCGCGGCCGCGGAGGAGCAGTCCGTCCAGGTCACCCCGCCCGAGGCGAGCGTGACACCCGCGCGCCTGCGCCGGGCCGACGGGACGAGCATGTTCCGGCCCTTGCACGGCAAAGTGCTGACGTCGCAGATGATCCTGGCTGCCGAGCAGCGGCTCATCGACCGCGGCAACGACCTGAGCGCCCCGTACCTCGCACGGCAGGTGGTCGCGGCGATCACGGCCAGGGAGCACAACGGGCAGGTCCTGTCGGTCGAGCAGGCCGACGCCCTGGAACAGATCGCCACCTCGGGGAGGCAGGTCGACCTTCTCCTGGGGCCCGCGGGTGCGGGCAAGACCACCGCGATGACGGCGCTGCGCCACGTCTGGGTCACCCAGTACGGCCCGGGCTCCGTCGTCGGGCTCGCCCCGTCGGCCGCGGCCGCGCAGGTGCTCGCCGGTGACTTGCAGATCGGGTGTGACAACACCGCCAAGTGGCTCCACGAGCACGACCACGGCCGCGCCGACTTCACGGCGGGGCAGCTCGTCATCATCGACGAGGCCACCCTCGCCTCCACCTTGACCCTCGACCGCATCACCGGCCTTGCCGCGCAGGCGGGAGCCAAGGTGCTCCTGGTCGGTGACCACGCCCAACTGCAGTCCGTCGACGCCGGGGGAGCGTTCTCCATGCTGCGCCACGAGCGCGGCGGCCGCGTCCCCCAACTGACCGAGGTGCACCGGTTCCTCCACGAGTGGGAGAAGCGGGCCTCGCTCGACCTGCGCGACGGCGACACCGATGTCGTCGAGACGTACATCGACCACGACCGCGTCCGCGCCGGCACCAGCGAGGAGATGGTCGACGCCGCCTACGCCGCCTGGCGTGCCGACACCCGCGCCGAGCTGCGCACCCTGCTGGTGACGGACTCGGCCGACCACGTGCGCGACCTCAACGCCCGGGCCCGCGCCGAACGCATCCTCGACGGCGACACCCTCGCCGACCGCGAGGCCACCCTCGCCAACGACGCCCGCGCGTCGACCGGAGACCTGGTCATCACCCGCCGGAACAACCGCACCTTGCGCACCGCCTGCGGCGGATGGGTCCGCAACGGCGACCGGTGGCGCGTCACCGACGTCCACCGCGACGGCGGCATGGAGGTCCGCCGCGAGGGCTGGCACACCGGCGCGAGCGTCGTCCTGCCCGCCGACTACGTCACCCAGCACGTCGACCTCGGCTACGCCGTCACCGCTCACCGCGCCCAGGGCATGACCGTCGACACCTGCCACGTCGTCGTCGCGACTGGTACCAGCCGGGAGAACCTCTACGTGGCCATGACCCGCGGACGCCACGCGAACACCGCCTACGTCGCCCTCGACAATGCCGACGACCTGCACACCCACCCGATCACCGACCAGATCACCGCCCACACCGTGCTCACGAACGTGCTCGCCCACACGGGCGTCGAGGCCTCCGCGCACGAGACCATCAGCACCGAGCGGGAGCGGTACGCGTCGATCGCCCAGCTCGCGGCCGAGTACGAGACCATCGCCACCCTCGCCCACCACGACCGTTGGGCCGACGCCGTCACCCGCACCCTGATCGACCGTGCTGGGTTCAATCCCGACCAGGCAGCCGCCGTCGTCAACGACGACGCCTTCGGGCCCCTGTGTGTCGAGCTGCGCCGCATTGACGCCATCCGCGGCGACGCCGAGGCCCTGCTTGAGCGTGTCGTGGCCGGACGCGGGTTCGAGGACGCCGAGAACGTGGCCGCAATCCTTACGTGGCGGCTCTGGAACACCGCCGGGCGACCCGCCACCGGCCACGAACCCCACTTGATCGCTGGACTCGTGCCCGAGGCACACGGCCCGATCGACGACGAGACCCGCACCGCGCTGGACCAGCGCGCCGCCCTCATCGTGCAACGAGCGAACGACCTGGTAGCCGCGGCCATCCGTGACCGGCAACCGTGGGTCGCCGACCTCGGGCCCCGGCCGGGGACGGAAGCCGAACGCCGTGCCTGGCTCGCGCAGGCCGCGGTCGTCGCCGCCTACCGCGACCGGTACCAGATCGGCCCACGCACGGTCCTCGGTGGTGACCCCGTCACCGTCGCCCAGACCCGCGACCGCCAACGCGCACAGACCGCAATCCGGTGGGCTCAGCAGATCGCAGGACCCGGGTGGGCCGCCGGCGTCGAGCAGTTCGACGTCGACCTCACACCCCGGTGA
- a CDS encoding SAF domain-containing protein: MGAVAGWMVWSSEDSTIEVLAARAPIARGEVIDKADLAIQRIPDDLGWSVLPASRLDDVVGQRAALDVAAGTAISAAAVAEASVPGDGFAVVGVTLETKQAPGMELLVGDKVTVVVTPASPTDSGKVPDTTDADIAGVRTDPETGNTVLDLVVPDAQAPVLAARVASGNFAVVLRSRDR, from the coding sequence TTGGGTGCCGTCGCCGGCTGGATGGTGTGGAGCTCCGAGGACTCGACGATCGAGGTGCTCGCGGCCAGGGCGCCGATCGCGCGGGGCGAGGTGATCGACAAGGCGGACCTGGCGATCCAGCGGATCCCCGACGACCTGGGCTGGTCTGTGCTTCCGGCCTCGCGTCTGGACGATGTGGTGGGGCAGCGTGCCGCGCTCGACGTCGCGGCGGGTACCGCGATCTCCGCCGCTGCGGTCGCGGAGGCCTCCGTGCCGGGGGACGGGTTCGCCGTCGTCGGCGTGACCCTCGAGACCAAGCAGGCGCCGGGCATGGAGCTGCTCGTCGGGGACAAGGTCACGGTCGTGGTCACCCCGGCCTCGCCGACCGACAGCGGAAAGGTGCCGGACACGACCGACGCCGACATCGCGGGTGTTCGCACCGACCCCGAGACGGGCAACACGGTGCTGGACCTCGTGGTCCCGGACGCGCAGGCGCCGGTGCTCGCCGCCCGGGTGGCGTCGGGCAACTTCGCCGTCGTTCTCCGGTCCAGGGACCGGTGA
- a CDS encoding CpaF family protein produces MTNDTQTPPTPATGPDEPGKRPRRLSSVPLFTQPPHPSPPARARATRGALPPRPGEPLPEPPLPPLPAHLVEAVEAVEVDWSLVARLRQRASEQIARAEHADGTPSDRADQKQRGLAIVIDLVTSANTERVDAGSPAWEPAHLHALTKAVRDSLFGLGRLQPLVDRPDVENIEIAGHDHVRLQLLDGSYEAGPPVADSDEELVDFLVFLASRSETSARSFSPAQPNLDLRLDGGARLAATAWVSTRPQVTIRLHRLVDVTLDDLAANGTLTDVQASFLRAAVRARKSIVVSGAQGAGKTTLMRALCGEIPYEESIGTFETEYELFLHEMPDRHAMVRHFEARPGAGEVGPDGRPAGEYSIDQLLRNSYRQNLSRQIVGEVRGAEVWAMLEAMESGSGSLSTTHATDAENAIHKLVTCAMKAGPGITPDLATRKLAQAIDLIVHVDLDLTVGTGAGAGAAGQARPRRTVSEIIAVNRGEQAPGYAVTHVFRSDGAGPGLPHVLPQEYRALARYGFDLDAFLRAGRGEVA; encoded by the coding sequence ATGACGAACGACACCCAGACCCCGCCGACGCCTGCGACCGGACCCGACGAGCCGGGCAAGCGACCCCGCCGCCTGTCGTCAGTCCCGCTGTTCACCCAGCCACCCCACCCCTCGCCTCCCGCCCGCGCCCGCGCCACGCGCGGCGCGCTGCCGCCGCGGCCGGGTGAGCCGCTGCCCGAGCCGCCGCTGCCGCCGCTGCCGGCGCATCTGGTCGAGGCCGTCGAGGCCGTCGAGGTCGACTGGTCGCTCGTGGCCCGGTTGCGCCAGCGGGCCTCGGAGCAGATCGCGCGCGCCGAGCACGCCGACGGCACCCCGTCGGACAGGGCGGACCAGAAGCAGCGCGGCCTGGCGATCGTCATCGACCTGGTCACCTCCGCGAACACCGAGCGCGTCGACGCCGGGTCACCGGCCTGGGAACCGGCCCATCTGCACGCCCTGACCAAGGCGGTGCGGGACTCGCTGTTCGGGCTGGGCCGGCTGCAGCCGCTGGTGGACCGGCCCGACGTGGAGAACATCGAGATCGCCGGGCACGACCACGTGCGCCTGCAGCTGCTCGACGGCTCCTACGAGGCTGGCCCACCGGTGGCCGACTCGGACGAGGAACTCGTCGACTTCCTGGTGTTCCTCGCCTCACGCTCGGAGACCAGCGCCCGCTCCTTCTCCCCCGCCCAGCCGAACCTCGACCTACGGCTCGACGGCGGCGCCCGCCTGGCCGCAACGGCATGGGTGTCCACCCGCCCGCAGGTCACCATCCGGCTGCACCGCCTCGTCGACGTCACCCTGGACGACCTGGCCGCGAACGGCACCCTCACGGATGTGCAGGCGTCGTTCCTGCGCGCGGCAGTGCGGGCACGCAAGTCGATCGTGGTCTCCGGGGCGCAGGGCGCGGGCAAGACGACGCTGATGCGGGCGCTGTGCGGCGAGATCCCGTACGAGGAGTCGATCGGCACGTTCGAGACCGAGTACGAGCTGTTCTTGCACGAGATGCCCGACCGGCACGCGATGGTCCGCCACTTCGAGGCCCGTCCCGGCGCTGGGGAGGTCGGCCCGGACGGACGCCCGGCCGGCGAGTACTCGATCGACCAGCTGCTGCGCAACTCCTACCGGCAGAACCTGTCACGGCAGATCGTCGGGGAGGTCCGCGGCGCCGAGGTGTGGGCGATGCTCGAGGCGATGGAGTCCGGGTCCGGTTCGCTGTCCACGACACACGCCACCGACGCCGAGAACGCGATCCACAAGCTCGTCACGTGCGCGATGAAGGCCGGCCCGGGCATCACCCCCGACCTCGCCACCCGCAAGCTCGCGCAGGCGATCGACCTGATCGTGCACGTCGACCTCGACCTCACAGTTGGCACCGGTGCCGGTGCCGGTGCCGCTGGGCAAGCTCGCCCGCGGCGCACCGTCTCGGAGATCATCGCCGTCAACCGTGGTGAGCAGGCCCCGGGGTACGCGGTCACGCACGTGTTCAGGTCCGACGGCGCGGGCCCCGGCCTCCCGCACGTGCTGCCGCAGGAGTACCGCGCCCTGGCCCGGTACGGGTTCGACCTGGACGCCTTCCTGCGCGCCGGCCGCGGCGAGGTGGCCTGA
- a CDS encoding type II secretion system F family protein — translation MPGHLAGYVAAGLLVAGGLTLGVLALTGQLDQAAAPRPPSRRSPLGRLRRVARRTWGLLGVSVVAGIAAWQVTGWVIAVVAVPLAALGLPWLLSSQGAQATIARLEALEDWTRSLAGVLHVGIGLEEALAASARSAPATIAPEVHRLVARLRARWNTEEAIRAFADDLDDATGDLVAANLILAVRRRGHGLSTVLEALAASVADDVRNRRQIEADRAKPRTTARWVTIISAAMIAFLAISGDYVRPYATPLGQVVLVALLSAYVGCLVWLKKTAAGRPAPRILGRQAGSRS, via the coding sequence ATGCCCGGGCACCTCGCCGGATACGTCGCCGCCGGGCTGCTGGTCGCGGGCGGGCTGACGCTCGGTGTCTTGGCCCTGACCGGGCAGCTCGACCAGGCCGCCGCACCGCGCCCGCCGAGCCGACGCTCACCGCTGGGACGCCTGCGACGGGTCGCACGGCGCACGTGGGGTCTGCTCGGGGTATCGGTGGTCGCCGGGATCGCCGCGTGGCAGGTCACCGGGTGGGTCATCGCCGTCGTCGCGGTGCCGCTGGCCGCCCTAGGCCTGCCGTGGCTGCTGTCGTCCCAGGGGGCGCAGGCGACGATCGCCCGGCTGGAGGCGCTGGAGGACTGGACCCGCTCGCTGGCTGGGGTGCTGCACGTCGGGATCGGCCTGGAGGAGGCTCTCGCCGCCTCGGCGCGCTCGGCACCGGCCACGATCGCGCCCGAGGTGCACCGGCTCGTCGCGCGGCTGCGCGCCCGGTGGAACACCGAGGAGGCGATCCGGGCGTTCGCCGACGACCTGGACGACGCGACCGGCGACCTCGTCGCCGCGAACCTCATCCTCGCCGTCCGGCGTCGCGGCCACGGCCTGTCGACGGTGCTCGAAGCGCTGGCCGCGTCGGTCGCCGACGACGTGCGCAACCGCCGTCAGATCGAGGCCGACCGGGCCAAGCCGCGGACCACCGCCCGCTGGGTCACGATCATCAGCGCCGCCATGATCGCGTTCCTCGCGATCTCCGGAGACTACGTGCGCCCGTACGCCACGCCGCTGGGTCAGGTCGTCCTGGTCGCCCTGCTGTCGGCGTACGTGGGCTGCCTCGTGTGGCTCAAGAAGACGGCCGCCGGGCGTCCCGCACCACGCATCCTGGGCCGGCAAGCCGGGAGCCGGTCATGA
- a CDS encoding type II secretion system F family protein, giving the protein MSTGLVMSIIAGASVGLGVALLLTQILPAKADLPGALERLSPTRHTATMARADARAATRTDRVGRWAMANLPTGLWVRTPHRELALLDRPLSQFYGEKLALAAVGLVLPVALATFYTTLGLHPPVALPAVVSLGLAAVLFFAPNRTAVQDAKKARTEFRRALGAYIELVALERTNGAGVRQAMEAAAGVGDTWVFTRLDEELSRSRLSGVAPWTALRTLGDDLALPELHDFADIMRLSGEQGAAVYTNLRARADSMRTALLGEELTEANATGERMSIPGAVLGVVFMALLIAPALLRMFTHT; this is encoded by the coding sequence ATGAGTACCGGGCTGGTCATGTCGATCATCGCCGGCGCCAGCGTCGGCCTGGGGGTCGCGCTGCTGCTCACCCAGATCCTGCCCGCCAAGGCCGACCTGCCCGGCGCGCTGGAACGCCTCTCCCCCACTCGCCACACCGCGACCATGGCGCGAGCCGACGCCCGCGCGGCGACCCGCACCGACCGGGTGGGGCGGTGGGCCATGGCGAACCTGCCCACCGGCCTGTGGGTCCGCACCCCGCATCGCGAGCTCGCGCTGCTGGACCGGCCGCTGTCGCAGTTCTACGGCGAGAAGCTCGCCCTCGCGGCGGTCGGCCTCGTGCTGCCCGTCGCGCTCGCGACGTTCTACACGACCCTGGGCCTGCACCCGCCCGTCGCGCTGCCCGCCGTGGTGTCACTCGGGCTGGCGGCGGTGCTGTTCTTCGCCCCGAACCGCACCGCCGTACAGGACGCGAAGAAGGCGCGCACCGAGTTTCGCCGCGCCCTGGGCGCCTACATCGAGCTCGTCGCCCTGGAACGGACCAACGGTGCCGGGGTGCGTCAGGCGATGGAAGCCGCCGCCGGCGTCGGCGACACCTGGGTGTTCACCCGGCTGGACGAAGAGCTGTCCCGCTCCCGCCTGTCCGGGGTGGCGCCCTGGACCGCGCTACGGACCCTGGGCGACGACCTCGCCCTGCCCGAGCTGCACGACTTCGCCGACATCATGCGGCTGTCCGGCGAACAGGGCGCCGCGGTCTACACGAACCTGCGCGCACGAGCCGACTCGATGCGCACAGCACTGCTCGGTGAGGAGCTCACCGAAGCCAACGCCACCGGCGAACGCATGTCGATCCCCGGCGCCGTCCTCGGCGTCGTCTTCATGGCGCTGCTCATCGCACCCGCGCTCCTGCGGATGTTCACGCACACCTGA
- a CDS encoding TadE family protein produces MPPRHGSSSRRRPRRRAAARVRRPEWGSDRGSATIELAIVLPAFMVLMLLGVQAALYFHARTVAITAATEGAKAAAVLDGRTADGEAAALAFVAEAGGDDVLPDVATTAEMTTDAVTLVVTGRSLSLVPGWDPEVRQHATTPRERPTP; encoded by the coding sequence ATGCCACCGCGGCACGGATCCAGTAGCCGCCGACGCCCCCGGCGGCGCGCGGCGGCGCGGGTCCGGCGACCGGAATGGGGTTCGGATCGCGGTTCGGCCACGATCGAACTCGCCATCGTGCTGCCCGCGTTCATGGTGCTGATGCTCCTCGGCGTGCAGGCCGCGCTGTACTTCCACGCCCGCACCGTCGCGATCACCGCCGCGACCGAGGGCGCCAAGGCGGCAGCCGTCCTCGACGGGCGCACCGCCGACGGCGAGGCCGCCGCCCTCGCGTTCGTCGCCGAGGCCGGTGGCGACGACGTCCTGCCCGACGTCGCCACCACCGCCGAGATGACGACAGACGCGGTCACCCTCGTGGTCACCGGCAGGTCCCTGTCGCTCGTACCCGGCTGGGACCCCGAGGTCCGCCAGCACGCGACCACGCCACGAGAACGGCCCACACCATGA
- a CDS encoding TadE/TadG family type IV pilus assembly protein, with translation MTRQPHLSVLRRAERESERGSATIEAAILVPAFGLLVLLVVLGGRIALAHQVVQSAAADAARAASLERTTTTAHNAATDAATLTLAGQQLDCAHVDVTVEATGFDAPPGAASTVTVTVSCAVDLADLTAIPGLPGTRTVEATMTSPIDRWRSQ, from the coding sequence ATGACCAGGCAGCCCCACCTGTCGGTGCTCCGCCGGGCGGAGCGTGAGTCCGAGCGCGGCTCGGCCACGATCGAGGCGGCGATCCTCGTGCCCGCCTTCGGGCTGCTCGTCCTGCTGGTCGTGCTCGGTGGCCGCATCGCCCTCGCGCACCAGGTCGTGCAGTCCGCCGCGGCCGACGCCGCCCGCGCGGCGTCCCTGGAACGCACCACCACGACCGCACACAACGCGGCCACCGACGCCGCCACGCTCACCCTGGCCGGACAGCAGCTCGACTGCGCCCACGTCGATGTCACCGTCGAGGCGACCGGGTTCGACGCACCGCCGGGCGCCGCCTCCACCGTGACGGTCACCGTGAGCTGTGCCGTCGACCTCGCCGACCTGACCGCCATCCCCGGGTTGCCCGGCACAAGGACCGTCGAGGCCACCATGACCAGCCCCATCGACAGGTGGCGATCCCAGTGA
- a CDS encoding pilus assembly protein TadG-related protein, with protein sequence MTRDQHKRRPRDPERGSVSAWAAICTLGLILCAGLAVDLGGQVHTLQRTHDLAQQAARAGGQALAAAHAMRGDVLTVDTTAAKAEATRYLEAAGATGTVTVSDGTRVTVTVTGTYDTVILGVIGINALDVTATATSRTVRTLGGIEQ encoded by the coding sequence GTGACACGAGACCAGCACAAGCGACGTCCCCGCGACCCGGAGCGGGGCTCGGTCTCGGCGTGGGCCGCGATCTGCACCCTTGGGCTCATCCTGTGCGCCGGCCTGGCCGTCGACCTCGGCGGCCAGGTGCACACCCTCCAACGCACCCACGACCTGGCACAGCAGGCCGCCCGCGCCGGCGGGCAAGCACTCGCCGCAGCGCACGCGATGCGCGGCGACGTCCTGACCGTCGACACCACCGCGGCCAAGGCTGAAGCCACCCGCTACCTCGAAGCCGCCGGAGCCACCGGCACCGTCACCGTCTCGGACGGCACCCGGGTCACCGTCACCGTGACCGGCACCTACGACACCGTCATCCTCGGTGTCATCGGCATCAACGCCCTGGACGTCACGGCCACCGCCACGTCCCGCACCGTGCGGACCCTGGGAGGCATCGAACAATGA